From a single Bacillus gobiensis genomic region:
- a CDS encoding thiamine pyrophosphate-binding protein, with translation MPTIAALIAKHLKNMGIEYAFGIPGKPVVPLILEMEEQGIHFGLSRHECGAGYIATGYAMQNKTLGVAIGTSGPGGTNMLTAAAQAKAYHAPVLFITGQPPTTENGKALGQDSSMFGTDLVEMFRPVTLFSARVEDPRTIQSYLQHALEKSLTGQKGPVHLSIPLNVLTSETMPHQFPEFQLEDIPVSGNIHQALDIINKAKKPLLYLGKGIHIANAYEEVLTFAETWNIPVMTTPGGKGTFPTQHPLSLGSFGLGGTEASSSYLSSGIDLLIVIGSKLSDMSLAGFSPDLYPKHVIHFDMNSTFVGKSIPVKTTLVQGDAKRNLQELLQYKQHAAVKSVDLSIHKQKDLENFDGQTESGPRLSAAKVMGELRELLPEETVMYGDDGSHTFYAIKYYDIIKQGTFFFDDVFGAMGHGIGFSIGAKLANPNIPVVCLTGDGCLFMHGTEISTAVDLKANVLFIVLNNGMLDMVDKGMLYNIGRTAGTRYDFELNAKEFARSMGANGYRCSTINELREAVSKGLSEDDPTVIEVMVNKDEIPPTMKRG, from the coding sequence ATGCCAACAATTGCTGCACTTATCGCAAAGCATTTAAAAAATATGGGGATAGAGTATGCTTTCGGAATCCCTGGAAAACCAGTAGTCCCCCTTATCTTGGAAATGGAGGAACAAGGAATTCATTTCGGATTGTCCAGACATGAATGCGGTGCAGGATATATCGCCACCGGGTATGCGATGCAAAACAAAACTCTCGGTGTAGCTATAGGTACGTCCGGACCCGGCGGAACAAATATGCTGACCGCAGCTGCACAAGCAAAAGCCTATCATGCCCCAGTCCTCTTTATCACCGGCCAGCCGCCAACTACTGAAAACGGCAAAGCCCTTGGCCAGGATTCCAGTATGTTTGGAACAGATCTAGTTGAGATGTTTCGTCCGGTTACGCTTTTTAGTGCTCGTGTAGAGGATCCTAGAACTATCCAAAGCTACTTGCAGCACGCACTGGAAAAATCGCTTACGGGACAAAAAGGGCCCGTCCACCTTTCCATCCCTTTGAACGTTTTAACTTCTGAAACGATGCCTCATCAATTTCCTGAGTTTCAATTAGAGGATATCCCGGTCTCCGGCAACATACATCAAGCGTTGGATATAATTAACAAGGCTAAGAAACCCCTCCTCTATCTGGGCAAAGGCATACATATTGCTAATGCTTATGAAGAAGTTTTAACCTTCGCTGAAACTTGGAATATTCCGGTCATGACAACCCCGGGGGGAAAAGGAACATTTCCTACACAGCATCCCCTATCCCTCGGAAGCTTTGGGTTAGGTGGAACGGAAGCCTCCTCTTCCTATTTATCTTCGGGGATTGATCTATTAATCGTCATAGGTTCTAAGTTAAGTGACATGTCCTTGGCAGGCTTTTCGCCCGACTTATATCCAAAGCATGTTATTCATTTTGATATGAATTCTACATTTGTCGGAAAATCTATTCCTGTTAAAACGACGCTTGTTCAAGGGGACGCCAAGCGAAACTTGCAGGAATTGCTGCAATACAAGCAGCATGCAGCAGTAAAGAGCGTGGACCTTAGCATCCATAAGCAAAAAGACTTGGAAAACTTTGACGGACAAACAGAGAGCGGACCCCGATTATCTGCAGCTAAAGTCATGGGCGAGTTGAGAGAGTTATTGCCTGAAGAAACGGTCATGTACGGCGATGATGGAAGCCACACCTTCTATGCGATTAAATACTACGATATTATTAAACAAGGCACATTCTTTTTTGATGATGTGTTTGGAGCCATGGGCCACGGCATTGGTTTTTCAATCGGCGCAAAGCTTGCAAATCCGAATATCCCCGTTGTCTGCTTGACAGGAGATGGCTGTCTTTTCATGCATGGGACAGAAATTTCTACCGCTGTAGATTTAAAAGCCAATGTCCTTTTTATCGTCCTCAATAACGGGATGCTCGATATGGTAGATAAAGGAATGCTTTATAATATTGGCAGAACGGCAGGTACACGGTATGATTTCGAATTAAATGCAAAGGAATTTGCCCGTAGTATGGGGGCAAACGGGTATCGCTGCAGTACAATTAACGAATTAAGAGAAGCCGTAAGCAAAGGCCTTTCTGAGGACGACCCGACTGTTATTGAAGTAATGGTAAATAAGGATGAGATCCCTCCTACAATGAAGCGGGGATAG
- a CDS encoding AAA family ATPase, translated as MAYQEKMHPELGKVVENIDRVMIGKKDVAVLSLVAILAKGHVLLEDVPGVGKTMMVRALAKSVGAEFKRIQFTPDLLPSDVTGVSVYNPKTLEFEYRSGPITGNIVLADEINRTSPKTQSALLEGMEEGSVTVDGNTMQLAKPFFVMATQNPVEYEGTYPLPEAQLDRFLFKIRMGYPTTSEELQVLNLQEKVKPIDHIESVITKEQLVNLQDEVKNIYVDETIKEYIVSISQKTRNHPAVYLGVSPRGSIALMKAAQAYAFVHSRDYVIPDDIQYLAPFCMPHRMILRSEAKFEGADAAKVIKQILSKTSVPVQRSMSR; from the coding sequence ATGGCTTATCAAGAAAAAATGCACCCTGAATTAGGAAAGGTTGTTGAAAATATCGACCGCGTCATGATTGGAAAGAAAGACGTTGCTGTGTTAAGCCTGGTTGCCATTCTTGCAAAGGGGCACGTATTGCTGGAGGATGTGCCTGGTGTCGGAAAGACGATGATGGTCAGGGCACTAGCGAAATCAGTTGGCGCGGAATTTAAGAGAATACAGTTTACTCCTGATTTGCTTCCTTCCGATGTGACAGGAGTGTCCGTATATAATCCGAAGACGCTTGAATTTGAATACAGAAGCGGTCCGATTACCGGGAATATAGTACTGGCAGATGAAATCAACCGGACGTCGCCAAAGACCCAGTCCGCTCTTCTTGAAGGAATGGAGGAAGGCAGTGTGACAGTCGACGGCAACACGATGCAGCTTGCAAAGCCTTTTTTTGTTATGGCGACGCAAAACCCTGTAGAATACGAAGGTACCTATCCGCTTCCTGAGGCTCAATTAGATCGTTTTTTATTTAAAATCCGGATGGGCTATCCTACAACGAGCGAGGAGCTTCAAGTACTTAACCTTCAAGAAAAAGTAAAGCCGATCGATCATATCGAATCAGTAATTACAAAGGAACAGCTTGTCAACTTGCAAGACGAGGTAAAAAATATATATGTCGATGAAACGATAAAAGAATACATTGTCAGCATTTCGCAAAAGACAAGAAACCATCCTGCTGTTTATCTTGGAGTCAGTCCGCGAGGGTCAATTGCGTTAATGAAAGCTGCTCAAGCATATGCGTTTGTCCATAGTCGCGATTACGTGATACCTGATGATATCCAATATTTAGCACCGTTTTGTATGCCTCACAGAATGATATTACGTTCTGAAGCAAAATTTGAAGGTGCAGATGCAGCAAAAGTCATCAAGCAAATTTTATCGAAAACAAGCGTGCCGGTCCAAAGGTCGATGAGCCGCTGA
- a CDS encoding DUF58 domain-containing protein, with protein sequence MKATFRQLLYGWKLAAVLLWIIILFCYAMFQGGFVSWFLFYTFLPFGLYALLLAFYPISKMGVVREMNKDQFKLGEKLEATVLIRRKFPFPLFYILIEDEIPQSLKKNGQQPETKKMLFPWFKKEFKLTYSLSSMVRGEHQFQTIRIVTGDLLGLIEKEAFFEYKQTFLVYPSYTNMSYNKQDNHLEDGTQHSTKLNLKNHSIAVGVREYQPGDRFSWVDWKSSARRDRLMTKEFEQSKSQDLYILMDRSKSDSFEEMVTLAASIVRAALRAGADVGFSSVGKDRAVFPIQHGEQHLNKIFYHLALVEPNSPYPLSAILERELGSQTVRNAVKFIITSEVNLDLLRKIETGISYSQTTLYLVKKRDIGISQEEKVIIDRLKKQKIDVAVI encoded by the coding sequence ATGAAAGCGACGTTCAGACAATTGCTTTACGGATGGAAGCTCGCGGCAGTATTGTTATGGATTATTATTCTTTTCTGCTATGCCATGTTTCAAGGCGGGTTTGTCAGCTGGTTTTTGTTCTACACATTTCTTCCATTTGGTCTCTATGCGTTATTGCTTGCGTTTTATCCTATCTCGAAAATGGGAGTTGTACGGGAAATGAACAAAGACCAATTTAAATTAGGAGAGAAGCTGGAAGCCACTGTCTTGATAAGAAGAAAATTCCCTTTTCCGTTGTTTTATATTTTAATAGAAGATGAGATTCCGCAATCACTTAAGAAAAACGGGCAGCAGCCGGAAACAAAAAAAATGCTGTTTCCGTGGTTTAAAAAAGAATTTAAGCTGACTTATTCTCTCTCCTCAATGGTACGGGGAGAACATCAGTTTCAGACGATTCGTATTGTGACCGGAGATCTTTTGGGATTGATTGAAAAAGAAGCTTTTTTCGAATATAAGCAAACCTTCCTAGTGTACCCCTCTTATACAAATATGAGCTACAATAAACAGGATAATCACCTTGAAGACGGAACGCAGCATTCAACGAAACTGAATTTAAAGAATCATTCGATTGCTGTAGGAGTTAGAGAATATCAGCCGGGGGACCGGTTTTCATGGGTCGATTGGAAATCATCTGCAAGAAGAGACCGTTTAATGACGAAGGAATTTGAGCAGTCAAAAAGCCAGGATCTTTATATTCTTATGGATAGATCAAAATCAGATTCTTTCGAAGAAATGGTTACGCTGGCTGCATCTATTGTGCGGGCTGCGCTACGTGCAGGGGCAGATGTCGGTTTTTCTTCTGTCGGCAAGGATAGAGCAGTGTTTCCTATTCAGCACGGAGAGCAGCACTTAAATAAGATTTTTTACCATTTGGCACTCGTAGAACCAAATTCTCCTTACCCGCTAAGTGCAATTTTGGAAAGAGAGCTTGGCAGCCAAACCGTCCGAAATGCAGTTAAATTTATCATTACATCAGAAGTCAATTTAGACTTGTTGCGAAAGATTGAAACTGGTATTTCTTATTCCCAGACAACGCTATATTTGGTGAAGAAAAGAGATATTGGGATTTCTCAAGAAGAAAAAGTGATTATTGACAGATTGAAAAAACAAAAAATTGACGTAGCCGTCATATAG
- a CDS encoding DUF4129 domain-containing transglutaminase family protein, giving the protein MDGQKQHKGLIHSLVFYVLAFFLLLEWLRPLQDFTDTGSTTFFVIFVGLSFLLTYFKFKWYFILPIVFGYIAIALQLLFNEDMFLNISWISVFTEDIASNLSFIGSGLWQDMTPSFRTLLFFVLLWLLVYLLHYWVIFQHKIFFFFLMTLIYVTVLDTFSPYDATIAIVRIVFIGFTLLGLLYIERLRIKERIDIKRPQIIKWIAPLFVFIFAAASIGIAAPKSAPIWNDPVPFIQSFSRGDNGAGANKVGYGTNDESLGGPFAPDNTQVFTWEGEEKAYFRVETKNIYTGKGWLESGDTSPSVRLRSGSLTNHWFENTVNSKEYSMKINVDQNYRFNHLMYPLGLNNVDQKDSVPLEINPTVERIEPLRDEDKRLRNLGEYELTFDSPIYKLNELKKVNVPTENEIESLDLEDFLQLPESLPQRVKDLSDELTRNEGNMYDKAKAIEEYLGSSEFSYETNDVALPSENEDYVDQFLFETKLGYCDNFSSAMIVLLRLSGIPARWVKGYTSGDYAQTVDGDIRRYEVSNNNAHSWVEAYFPGQGWVTFEPTKGFTSPEQITEETNTGSDTPVPDTPQADQQPEEPVQQEQKPQEQPQDNNQAAGSANDRSPLFFEVADWFWYTAAAIIIVLSIVLYFFRAKWLPYLVIARLKNKNEDEVFFQAYDALLKQLKRKGLRKEDGQTLREFAKRVDEIYQTTDMQALTEKYERAVYRNESTHTLWSHSIELWENLIKKS; this is encoded by the coding sequence ATGGATGGACAAAAGCAGCACAAAGGACTGATTCATTCGCTTGTCTTTTATGTGCTGGCGTTTTTTCTTCTGCTGGAGTGGCTTCGTCCGCTTCAAGATTTTACTGACACAGGATCGACTACATTTTTTGTTATCTTTGTCGGGCTTTCCTTTCTGTTGACTTATTTTAAATTCAAATGGTACTTCATTTTACCGATTGTTTTTGGGTATATTGCGATTGCACTTCAGCTGCTTTTCAATGAAGATATGTTTTTGAATATTTCGTGGATCAGCGTGTTTACTGAAGACATTGCATCCAATTTATCGTTTATTGGATCGGGACTATGGCAGGACATGACACCTTCTTTTCGAACGCTGCTTTTCTTTGTGTTGCTATGGCTGCTAGTGTATCTGCTGCACTATTGGGTGATTTTTCAACACAAAATCTTTTTCTTTTTCTTAATGACGCTTATTTACGTGACGGTACTCGATACATTTTCTCCATACGATGCAACAATTGCGATTGTTCGTATCGTTTTCATAGGCTTCACGTTACTGGGGCTGCTTTATATTGAACGTCTCAGGATAAAAGAACGGATCGATATAAAACGACCTCAAATTATCAAATGGATTGCCCCATTATTTGTATTTATATTTGCGGCGGCAAGTATTGGTATCGCTGCTCCTAAGTCGGCTCCAATCTGGAACGATCCAGTTCCGTTTATCCAATCCTTTTCAAGAGGAGACAATGGAGCAGGGGCAAATAAAGTCGGCTATGGTACAAATGATGAAAGTTTAGGCGGGCCTTTTGCACCTGATAATACGCAGGTTTTCACTTGGGAAGGTGAAGAGAAAGCTTACTTTAGAGTGGAGACGAAAAATATCTACACAGGAAAAGGCTGGCTGGAAAGCGGTGATACAAGCCCTTCGGTTCGATTGCGTTCGGGGTCACTTACAAATCATTGGTTTGAAAATACGGTTAACAGTAAAGAATATTCAATGAAAATCAATGTGGATCAAAATTACAGGTTTAACCACTTGATGTATCCCCTTGGATTGAATAATGTGGACCAGAAAGATTCGGTTCCCCTGGAGATTAATCCAACCGTAGAAAGAATCGAACCACTACGCGATGAAGACAAAAGACTCCGTAATCTGGGAGAATATGAGCTAACGTTTGACTCACCGATTTATAAGCTGAATGAGTTGAAGAAAGTAAATGTTCCTACAGAAAATGAGATTGAAAGCCTCGATTTGGAGGACTTTCTTCAGCTACCAGAATCATTGCCGCAGCGGGTAAAGGATCTGTCAGACGAATTGACCCGAAATGAAGGGAATATGTACGATAAAGCAAAGGCAATTGAAGAATACCTCGGTTCGAGTGAGTTTTCTTATGAAACAAACGATGTAGCACTACCGTCAGAGAATGAAGATTATGTTGATCAATTTTTATTTGAAACGAAACTTGGTTACTGTGACAACTTTTCTTCTGCGATGATCGTTCTCTTGAGGTTATCAGGCATTCCGGCGCGTTGGGTAAAAGGGTACACTTCCGGAGATTATGCCCAAACAGTTGATGGGGACATAAGACGCTATGAAGTAAGTAACAACAATGCCCATTCATGGGTGGAAGCGTATTTTCCCGGACAAGGCTGGGTAACTTTTGAACCGACAAAAGGATTCACGAGTCCTGAGCAAATTACTGAAGAAACTAATACAGGCAGTGACACACCTGTCCCGGATACTCCTCAGGCAGACCAGCAGCCGGAAGAACCTGTTCAACAAGAACAAAAACCGCAGGAACAGCCTCAGGATAATAACCAGGCAGCAGGGTCAGCAAATGACAGGTCGCCGTTATTTTTTGAAGTGGCGGATTGGTTTTGGTATACAGCGGCAGCGATTATTATTGTCTTGTCCATTGTCTTGTATTTTTTCCGTGCAAAATGGCTTCCTTATCTAGTGATTGCCAGACTGAAAAACAAAAATGAAGATGAGGTATTTTTCCAAGCTTATGATGCACTGCTAAAACAGCTCAAAAGGAAAGGCTTAAGAAAAGAAGATGGACAAACGCTGCGTGAATTTGCCAAGAGAGTCGATGAAATATATCAGACGACGGATATGCAAGCATTAACTGAAAAGTATGAACGTGCAGTTTACAGAAATGAGAGCACACATACGCTCTGGAGCCATTCAATTGAATTATGGGAAAATTTAATTAAAAAGAGTTAG